One stretch of bacterium HR11 DNA includes these proteins:
- the hutU gene encoding Urocanate hydratase, translating into MAVSTSVMEALTRKPIRAPRGPTLHCKGWHQEAALRMMMNNVDPDVAEKPDELIVYGGTGKAARNWECFYKIVECLLELENDETLLVQSGKPVGVFRTHEMAPRVLIANSLLVPAWATWEHFWKLEAMGLIMFGQMTAGSWIYIGTQGILQGTFETLAAVARTHFDGTLAGRLVLTAGLGGMGGAQPLACTMNGGVMIAVEVDPQRIQRRIATGYLDRWTADLDEALRWADEARRKREPLSIGLLGNAATVYPEFVRRGIVPDVVTDQTSAHDPLNGYVPDQVPYEEALRLRQTDPQRYVQMAYDAMARHCAAMVEMYRQGAVVFDYGNNLRAQAQKAGFADAFAYPGFVQAYIRPMFCEGRGPFRWVALSGDPADIYRTDQAVLELFPHDETLRRWIPMAQQKVRFQGLPARICWLGYGERAEFGLRINEMVARGELKAPIVIGRDHLDGGSVASPNRETEGMRDGSDAIADWPILNALLNAVAGASWVAVHHGGGVGIGYSIHAGMVIVADGTTDGARRLERVLTTDPGTAIMRHADAGYERAIAVARAKGVKVPMIHS; encoded by the coding sequence ATGGCCGTCTCGACATCCGTCATGGAAGCCCTGACCCGGAAGCCCATCCGGGCGCCCCGGGGCCCGACCCTTCACTGCAAGGGCTGGCACCAGGAGGCCGCCCTGCGGATGATGATGAACAACGTCGACCCCGACGTCGCCGAGAAGCCCGATGAACTCATCGTCTACGGCGGCACCGGCAAGGCGGCCCGCAATTGGGAATGCTTTTATAAAATCGTCGAATGCCTCCTCGAGCTCGAAAACGACGAGACGCTCCTCGTCCAATCCGGCAAGCCCGTCGGCGTCTTCCGGACCCACGAGATGGCGCCTCGGGTCCTCATCGCGAACTCGCTTCTCGTCCCGGCCTGGGCGACCTGGGAGCACTTCTGGAAGCTCGAAGCGATGGGCCTCATCATGTTCGGCCAGATGACGGCCGGGAGCTGGATCTACATCGGCACGCAGGGCATCCTGCAGGGGACCTTCGAGACGCTGGCGGCCGTCGCCCGGACGCACTTCGACGGGACGCTGGCCGGTCGGCTCGTCCTGACGGCCGGCCTCGGCGGGATGGGCGGCGCCCAGCCTTTGGCCTGCACGATGAACGGCGGCGTCATGATCGCCGTCGAGGTCGACCCCCAGCGCATCCAGCGGCGCATCGCGACGGGGTACCTCGACCGCTGGACGGCCGACCTCGACGAGGCCCTCCGATGGGCCGACGAGGCGCGCCGGAAGCGGGAACCCCTCTCCATCGGCCTGCTCGGCAATGCGGCGACCGTCTATCCCGAATTCGTCCGCCGGGGCATCGTCCCCGACGTCGTCACCGACCAGACGTCGGCCCACGACCCCTTAAACGGCTATGTCCCCGACCAGGTCCCCTACGAAGAGGCTCTTCGCCTCCGGCAGACGGACCCCCAACGATACGTCCAGATGGCCTACGATGCGATGGCCCGCCACTGCGCGGCGATGGTCGAGATGTACCGTCAAGGCGCCGTCGTCTTCGACTACGGGAACAACCTGCGGGCCCAGGCGCAAAAGGCCGGATTTGCCGACGCCTTCGCCTACCCGGGGTTCGTCCAGGCCTACATCCGTCCGATGTTCTGCGAGGGCCGGGGACCCTTCCGGTGGGTCGCCCTGTCCGGCGACCCGGCCGACATCTACCGGACGGACCAAGCCGTCCTGGAACTGTTTCCCCACGACGAGACGCTTCGTCGGTGGATCCCGATGGCCCAGCAGAAGGTCCGCTTCCAGGGCCTGCCGGCCCGCATCTGCTGGCTCGGCTACGGGGAGCGGGCCGAGTTCGGCCTCCGCATCAACGAGATGGTCGCCCGCGGTGAGCTGAAGGCGCCCATCGTCATCGGGCGGGACCACCTGGACGGGGGCTCGGTCGCCTCGCCGAACCGGGAGACGGAAGGCATGCGGGACGGTTCGGACGCCATCGCCGACTGGCCGATTCTCAACGCCTTGCTGAACGCCGTAGCGGGTGCCTCGTGGGTCGCCGTCCATCACGGGGGCGGCGTCGGCATCGGGTACTCGATCCACGCCGGGATGGTCATCGTCGCCGACGGGACGACCGACGGGGCCCGACGGCTCGAGCGGGTCCTGACGACGGACCCCGGGACGGCCATCATGCGGCACGCCGACGCTGGTTACGAACGGGCCATCGCCGTCGCCCGGGCCAAGGGCGTGAAGGTCCCGATGATTCATTCGTAG
- the xynB_2 gene encoding Beta-xylosidase, with product MRRWTLTLGLLSLIACHGSSPTTPGPGPGPGPGPADNPWGVSNGAGFPSPLTSQAFELAAQAGIGFVRFAMGQGRVEPQPGVQNYAIWDAVISRAVALGLRPLVQIGWPPPWNSTAPPGAGEDAIFYPPKSESAWRDFVARTVARYPDVLYWEFWNEPDLLGAWRGTPAQYAYWLGVTARAVRGANPRAKVVLGGLALGGQRLDPNFLEDILGDPQYPAGPNFDVMNFHVYRPERMGPGMDYVRSTLARFGAGDKPIWVTETGYPSDPTEQWDPRYRGPEGQAQWLRDHLPYLRSLGAAKVFWFKLHDADNDSGIRTYGLLDSDGRPKPAYDAYRDLIRSIQ from the coding sequence ATGAGACGATGGACCCTCACCCTGGGCCTCCTGAGCCTCATCGCCTGCCACGGGTCCAGCCCGACGACGCCGGGGCCGGGACCCGGCCCGGGACCCGGGCCGGCCGACAACCCCTGGGGCGTCTCCAACGGGGCCGGCTTTCCCTCCCCCCTGACGTCCCAGGCCTTTGAGCTGGCCGCCCAGGCCGGCATCGGGTTCGTGCGCTTCGCCATGGGTCAGGGCCGGGTCGAGCCTCAGCCAGGCGTCCAAAATTACGCTATCTGGGACGCCGTCATCTCCAGGGCCGTGGCCCTGGGCTTGAGGCCGCTCGTGCAGATCGGCTGGCCCCCGCCGTGGAACTCGACGGCCCCGCCGGGCGCCGGCGAAGATGCCATCTTCTATCCTCCGAAGAGCGAATCGGCCTGGCGGGACTTCGTCGCCCGGACGGTCGCCCGGTACCCCGACGTCCTCTACTGGGAATTCTGGAATGAGCCGGACCTCCTGGGTGCTTGGCGGGGGACGCCCGCGCAGTACGCCTACTGGCTCGGGGTCACGGCCCGAGCCGTCCGCGGTGCCAACCCCCGGGCCAAGGTCGTCCTGGGCGGACTCGCCCTCGGTGGACAGCGGCTGGACCCCAACTTTCTGGAGGACATCCTGGGCGACCCCCAGTACCCGGCCGGCCCCAACTTCGACGTCATGAACTTCCACGTGTACCGACCCGAGCGCATGGGCCCCGGAATGGACTACGTGCGCTCGACCCTGGCCCGCTTCGGGGCCGGCGACAAGCCCATCTGGGTCACGGAGACGGGCTATCCGAGCGACCCGACCGAACAGTGGGACCCCCGCTACCGAGGCCCCGAGGGGCAGGCCCAGTGGCTTCGGGACCACCTGCCCTATCTCCGTTCCCTCGGGGCGGCGAAAGTCTTCTGGTTCAAGCTCCACGACGCCGATAACGACTCGGGAATTCGCACTTACGGCCTCCTGGACTCCGACGGCCGACCCAAGCCGGCTTACGACGCTTACCGGGACCTCATCCGGTCGATACAGTGA
- the bioC gene encoding Malonyl-[acyl-carrier protein] O-methyltransferase produces the protein MTSKVWIRPAEPSDLGVVQDLLTACGLPTEGLKETRLFVLEIDGRLGGTVGYEARGPYALLRSLAVEPLLRGRGYGRRLLRFAIEEVTALGFRAAYGLTTTIPDWLHRLGFIEVPRERLPAELIESAELRGACCANARAFVLRLRDDPEDGSTDVGSDVRDRVREAYGRIAEKQAGCGCGTNLLSSRTFARFIGYSDQELAVIPEEANLGLSCGNPTALAGLQAGEVLLDLGSGAGFDCFLAARQVGPSGRVLGVDMTPQMVEKARAIARRHGFSNVEFRLGEIENLPVADASVDVVISNCVINLSTDKPRVFREAYRVLKPGGRIAISDIAPLRELPRWVRGGVAAYVGCVGGAVLVDEYRQMVEAAGFRDVRVTVKGASACTDSGTRDPIGRAIYAALGLSIGSYVVSIYVEGTKPG, from the coding sequence ATGACATCGAAGGTCTGGATTCGACCTGCTGAACCCTCGGACCTGGGCGTCGTCCAGGACCTGCTGACGGCCTGCGGCCTGCCCACAGAGGGCCTCAAGGAGACTCGTCTATTCGTCTTAGAAATCGACGGCCGGCTGGGCGGCACCGTCGGCTATGAGGCTCGGGGGCCCTACGCCCTGCTCCGGTCTCTGGCCGTCGAGCCCTTGCTCCGCGGCCGGGGCTACGGCCGTCGACTCTTGCGCTTTGCGATCGAGGAGGTCACGGCCCTCGGCTTTCGGGCGGCCTACGGTCTGACGACGACCATCCCCGACTGGCTCCACCGCCTGGGCTTTATCGAAGTCCCACGGGAGCGACTCCCGGCCGAGCTGATAGAATCGGCCGAGCTACGGGGGGCGTGTTGTGCCAACGCTCGGGCCTTCGTCCTCCGACTGAGGGACGACCCGGAAGACGGGTCGACGGATGTCGGTTCGGACGTCCGAGACCGGGTCCGGGAAGCCTACGGCCGAATCGCCGAGAAACAGGCCGGTTGCGGATGTGGCACCAACTTGCTAAGCTCCCGGACGTTTGCCCGATTCATCGGGTATTCGGACCAAGAGCTCGCCGTTATCCCGGAGGAAGCGAACCTGGGCCTGAGCTGTGGGAATCCGACGGCCCTCGCCGGCCTCCAGGCCGGCGAGGTCCTGCTGGACCTCGGTTCGGGTGCTGGCTTCGACTGCTTTCTGGCGGCCCGTCAGGTGGGGCCGAGCGGACGGGTCCTCGGCGTGGACATGACGCCCCAGATGGTCGAGAAGGCCCGGGCCATCGCCCGCCGGCACGGCTTCTCCAACGTGGAGTTCCGCCTGGGCGAGATCGAAAACCTGCCTGTGGCGGACGCCTCCGTGGACGTGGTCATCAGCAACTGCGTGATCAATCTTTCGACCGACAAGCCTCGGGTGTTCCGGGAAGCTTACCGGGTCCTCAAGCCAGGCGGCCGCATCGCCATCTCTGATATTGCCCCGCTTCGGGAACTTCCCCGGTGGGTACGGGGGGGTGTGGCGGCTTACGTGGGATGCGTCGGGGGCGCCGTCCTCGTGGACGAATACCGCCAGATGGTCGAGGCGGCGGGCTTTCGGGACGTGCGAGTCACGGTGAAAGGGGCCTCGGCTTGTACCGACTCGGGGACCCGGGACCCCATCGGTCGGGCGATATACGCCGCTCTGGGCCTGTCCATCGGGTCTTATGTCGTCAGCATCTACGTGGAGGGCACGAAGCCCGGATGA
- the nadA gene encoding Quinolinate synthase A, producing MQARELAERWYDLFHRYAEDLYPGRYTREKCLELAEMALEIQALARQKGSTIVVHNYLYPEFHEIADKVGDSLGLSYYVRDAGARRVDFQAVFFMASTAKIIVGDQARVFVGDTPQALGCSLVFGTDYEWVENWKRAHPDGIVVTYINSDVYTKALSDFVSTSRNTDAILVYAARHFPGRKILFLPDKYLGYVMRARAARQGVDPDLIEIYEYSKDGWNACCYVHEKIGTDALTWAVMKYHRELASGEAELMIHPECGCASYCLSEVESGRIPHGSAYFLSTEQMVERAKASPARKFIVATEKGLIYRLRKEVPEKEFVPVAAASVCDYMKANTFEKLLRSLREDRIEIVFCDDCCDPKNPYQDETVVHIQRSVAARARRAIERMLEIR from the coding sequence ATGCAAGCCCGAGAGTTGGCCGAGCGTTGGTATGACCTCTTCCATCGTTACGCCGAGGACCTCTATCCGGGCCGCTACACGCGGGAGAAGTGCCTCGAGCTGGCCGAGATGGCCCTCGAAATTCAAGCCCTCGCCCGCCAGAAGGGCTCGACCATCGTCGTCCACAACTACCTGTATCCCGAATTTCACGAAATCGCCGATAAGGTCGGCGACTCCCTCGGCCTGAGCTACTACGTCCGGGACGCCGGCGCCCGACGGGTCGACTTCCAGGCCGTCTTCTTCATGGCCTCGACGGCCAAGATCATCGTCGGCGACCAGGCCCGGGTCTTCGTCGGCGACACCCCCCAGGCCCTCGGCTGTTCCCTCGTCTTCGGGACCGACTACGAGTGGGTCGAAAACTGGAAGCGGGCCCACCCGGACGGCATCGTCGTCACGTACATCAACAGCGACGTATACACGAAGGCCCTCAGCGACTTCGTCTCGACGTCTCGCAATACAGACGCCATCCTGGTCTATGCGGCCCGCCACTTCCCGGGCCGCAAAATCCTCTTCCTGCCCGACAAGTACCTCGGCTACGTCATGCGGGCCCGGGCGGCCCGTCAGGGCGTCGACCCCGACCTCATCGAAATCTACGAGTACTCCAAGGACGGCTGGAACGCCTGCTGTTACGTCCACGAGAAGATCGGGACCGACGCCCTCACGTGGGCCGTCATGAAGTACCATCGAGAGCTGGCCTCGGGCGAGGCTGAGCTCATGATCCATCCCGAATGCGGCTGTGCGTCCTACTGCCTGAGCGAGGTCGAGTCAGGTCGGATTCCCCACGGGAGCGCCTATTTCCTCTCGACCGAGCAGATGGTTGAGCGGGCTAAGGCGTCCCCGGCCCGGAAGTTCATCGTGGCGACCGAAAAGGGTCTCATCTACCGTCTTCGGAAGGAAGTCCCCGAGAAGGAGTTCGTCCCCGTGGCGGCGGCCTCCGTGTGCGACTACATGAAGGCCAATACCTTTGAGAAGCTCCTGCGAAGCCTCCGGGAAGACCGCATCGAGATCGTCTTCTGCGACGACTGTTGCGACCCCAAAAACCCCTACCAGGACGAGACCGTCGTCCACATCCAACGTTCCGTGGCGGCCCGGGCCCGGCGGGCCATCGAGCGGATGCTGGAAATCCGGTGA
- the sigM gene encoding ECF RNA polymerase sigma factor SigM has translation MDGPYGRYGVGGAIEGALVNTQSESRPARPWDESRFTAFYEATAPALRRYLLRVTGDPLMADDVLQEAYLRLLRTVLPEMDAAALRSYLFQTATRLVYDHWRRTRRERRALASLRPEAAPSRAGPPEAADVMTVFRRLSVRERALLWLAYVEEYDHREIARIVGVGERSVRVLLFRARRKMARLLGKRGARGE, from the coding sequence ATGGACGGACCCTACGGACGATACGGCGTCGGCGGGGCGATCGAGGGGGCGCTCGTGAACACGCAGAGCGAGTCGAGGCCAGCCCGACCGTGGGACGAGTCGAGGTTCACGGCCTTCTATGAGGCTACGGCCCCGGCCCTCCGGCGATACCTCCTTCGCGTCACGGGCGATCCCTTGATGGCCGACGACGTCCTGCAGGAGGCTTACCTGCGGCTCCTTCGGACCGTCTTGCCCGAAATGGACGCGGCGGCCCTGCGGTCGTATCTGTTCCAGACGGCGACCCGCCTCGTATACGATCACTGGCGGCGGACCCGTCGGGAGCGGCGGGCCCTGGCATCCCTGCGGCCGGAAGCCGCCCCCTCCAGAGCCGGGCCTCCTGAAGCGGCCGACGTGATGACCGTCTTTCGCAGGCTCTCGGTCCGGGAGCGGGCCCTCCTGTGGCTGGCTTACGTGGAGGAATACGACCACCGGGAGATCGCCCGCATCGTAGGCGTCGGGGAACGAAGCGTGCGGGTCCTCCTGTTCCGGGCCCGCCGAAAGATGGCTCGGCTCCTGGGGAAGCGAGGGGCGAGGGGCGAGTAG
- the lon gene encoding Lon protease, with translation MDFTPWRVPPSELRVQVSLDEYGALETTASIRAPVYVIQQSRAFEALQMGLEQTSPGFHVFVVGPAGTGRRTLTRQYVEQFARTRPTPPDLCYVYNFEDPDAPMALVLPTGRAAHLRDEIRQFRRAVQEQLPKIFESPDYEEFRQQVQQELNQKQQEALERLQARARALGFLIVPTDAGIRPVPLWQGKPMTQEVLLSLPEQVRQELAKQEALVLQMIQEFLKEQRRLQREAVERVRNREREMVQQFLQPYFVDLVEEYRDQPKVVAWLEMIQKDFMGNLMEVVQAIQAVQQGTKTGTYLDRYDVNILVSHANRPGAPVVYETNPTFYNLFGRIERRAVEGFYVTDFTLIKPGSLHRANGGFLIVEALEMFKYPLVWDTLKRVLQRGELSIEDYGQQFSPIPLATLRPEPIPIQVKVILIGPAWLYQLLYLLDEDFGKLFKVKAEFQPTFEAREGGVEDTIRFIGRVCHEEGLLPLNREALQEVLTYSSRLAGDREELSARFGEIADLVREASYWAQKEGQSVVDGAIIRKTLEQRRYRNNLLEERIQKLIDRDVLFVDTQGGRVGQVNGLAVYTIGGYEFGKPSRITASVGVGREGIINIERQVRLSGPIHDKGVLILSGYLKNVFARNKPLSLTASICFEQSYEGVEGDSASLAELLVLLSAIGQVPLDQGIAVTGSVDQQGRVQPVGGINEKIEGFFDVCVRRGLTGRQGVIIPAANKRHLCLHPRVVRAVEAGQFHIYAVQRVEEAIAILTGRPAGEWNPETGQWEPPDSVFAQVDRRLIELARYERDFAKEPSKTEPPGNREEGH, from the coding sequence ATGGACTTCACGCCGTGGCGGGTTCCGCCCTCCGAACTACGGGTCCAGGTCTCTTTAGACGAGTATGGGGCCCTGGAGACGACGGCCTCGATCCGGGCCCCCGTGTACGTCATTCAGCAGAGCCGGGCCTTCGAGGCCCTGCAGATGGGCCTCGAGCAGACGAGTCCCGGTTTCCACGTCTTCGTCGTCGGTCCGGCCGGGACGGGCCGCCGGACGCTGACCCGTCAGTATGTCGAGCAGTTTGCCCGCACGCGGCCGACGCCGCCAGATCTGTGCTACGTCTACAACTTTGAGGACCCGGACGCCCCGATGGCCCTGGTCCTGCCGACGGGCCGGGCCGCCCACCTGCGGGATGAAATCCGCCAGTTCCGCCGGGCCGTCCAGGAGCAACTCCCCAAGATTTTCGAGAGTCCGGATTACGAGGAGTTCCGTCAGCAGGTCCAGCAGGAGTTGAATCAGAAACAGCAGGAGGCCCTGGAGCGGCTTCAGGCGAGGGCCCGGGCGCTGGGGTTTCTCATCGTCCCGACGGATGCAGGTATCCGGCCGGTCCCCCTCTGGCAGGGCAAGCCCATGACGCAGGAAGTCTTGTTATCCCTCCCCGAGCAGGTCCGCCAGGAGCTGGCCAAACAGGAGGCCCTGGTCCTTCAGATGATCCAGGAGTTCTTGAAGGAACAGCGGCGACTCCAGCGGGAGGCCGTCGAACGGGTCCGGAATCGGGAACGGGAGATGGTCCAGCAGTTCCTCCAGCCCTATTTTGTCGACCTGGTGGAGGAGTATCGGGACCAGCCGAAGGTCGTCGCCTGGCTCGAGATGATCCAGAAAGACTTCATGGGCAACCTCATGGAGGTCGTCCAGGCCATCCAGGCCGTCCAGCAGGGGACCAAGACGGGGACGTATCTGGACCGATACGACGTCAACATCCTGGTGTCCCACGCGAATCGGCCGGGGGCCCCCGTCGTGTACGAGACGAATCCTACGTTCTACAACCTGTTCGGCCGCATCGAGCGGCGGGCCGTCGAGGGCTTCTACGTGACGGACTTCACGCTGATCAAGCCCGGGAGTCTCCACCGGGCCAATGGGGGGTTCCTCATCGTGGAGGCCCTCGAGATGTTCAAGTACCCTCTCGTGTGGGACACCCTCAAGCGGGTCCTCCAGCGCGGGGAGCTAAGCATCGAGGACTACGGTCAGCAGTTCAGCCCCATCCCCCTGGCGACCCTCCGCCCCGAGCCCATTCCGATTCAGGTCAAGGTCATCCTCATCGGCCCGGCCTGGCTGTACCAACTGCTGTACCTTTTAGATGAAGACTTCGGCAAGCTGTTTAAGGTCAAGGCCGAGTTCCAGCCGACCTTCGAGGCCCGGGAGGGCGGCGTCGAAGACACGATCCGCTTCATCGGCCGGGTCTGCCACGAGGAGGGCCTCCTGCCCCTGAATCGGGAAGCCCTCCAGGAGGTCCTGACCTACAGCAGTCGCCTGGCCGGGGACCGGGAGGAGCTGTCGGCCCGCTTTGGCGAGATCGCCGACCTCGTCCGGGAGGCTTCCTACTGGGCCCAAAAGGAGGGTCAGTCCGTCGTCGACGGGGCGATCATTCGGAAGACCCTCGAACAGCGGCGGTACCGGAACAACCTCCTCGAGGAGCGCATCCAGAAGCTCATCGACCGGGACGTCCTCTTCGTCGACACCCAGGGGGGCCGCGTCGGTCAGGTCAACGGCCTGGCCGTGTACACCATCGGCGGGTACGAGTTCGGCAAGCCGAGCCGTATCACGGCCTCCGTCGGCGTCGGCCGGGAGGGCATCATCAACATTGAGCGGCAGGTCCGCCTGAGCGGGCCGATCCACGACAAGGGCGTCCTGATCCTGTCGGGCTACTTGAAGAACGTCTTTGCCCGGAATAAACCCCTGAGCCTGACGGCCAGCATCTGCTTCGAGCAGTCCTACGAGGGCGTCGAAGGCGACAGCGCCTCCCTGGCGGAACTCCTGGTCCTGCTGTCGGCCATCGGGCAGGTCCCCCTCGACCAGGGGATCGCCGTGACGGGCTCCGTCGACCAGCAGGGCCGGGTCCAGCCCGTCGGGGGGATCAACGAGAAGATCGAGGGCTTCTTCGACGTGTGCGTCCGTCGGGGCCTGACGGGCCGGCAGGGCGTGATCATCCCGGCGGCCAACAAGCGGCACCTCTGCCTGCACCCCCGGGTCGTCCGGGCCGTCGAGGCGGGTCAATTTCACATCTACGCCGTCCAGCGGGTCGAGGAGGCCATCGCCATCCTGACGGGCCGCCCGGCCGGCGAGTGGAACCCCGAGACGGGTCAGTGGGAGCCCCCCGATTCGGTATTTGCCCAGGTCGACCGACGTCTGATAGAATTAGCCCGATACGAAAGAGATTTTGCCAAGGAGCCCTCCAAGACCGAGCCCCCCGGCAATCGAGAGGAGGGCCATTGA
- the arsR gene encoding Arsenical resistance operon repressor: protein MPKTIPRGADPADLTFQLRALADPVRLRVLTFLLRPDPQCCRSAPDVCACDIETFLGLSQPTVSHHMKVLVLAGLVRATKRGRWVYYRLNPQAFDGLIRFLQPFAVASETVGSETADNGYQTANHLGLQ from the coding sequence ATGCCAAAGACCATCCCCCGAGGGGCCGACCCAGCCGACCTGACCTTCCAGCTCCGGGCCCTGGCTGACCCGGTGAGACTCCGAGTCCTGACGTTTTTACTCCGACCCGATCCCCAGTGCTGTCGCTCGGCCCCGGACGTATGCGCCTGTGACATCGAGACGTTCCTGGGATTGTCCCAGCCGACGGTCAGCCATCACATGAAGGTCCTTGTCCTGGCAGGCCTGGTCCGAGCCACCAAGCGAGGCCGCTGGGTTTACTACCGCCTGAATCCGCAAGCCTTTGACGGTCTGATCCGATTCCTTCAGCCGTTCGCAGTGGCCTCGGAAACGGTCGGGTCCGAGACCGCCGACAACGGGTATCAGACGGCGAATCACCTTGGGCTTCAGTAA
- the dpnM gene encoding Modification methylase DpnIIA, which yields MPPVFHVYHEPFVGSGALFFRLYREHRIRRAVLSDINAELIDTYLAIRDRVSEVIRLLSEFPYSKEFYYAIREKDPWQLSLPERAARMIYLNKTGYNGLYRVNRQGKFNVPFGRYKAPQYLDRENLLAVSRALQDVDILCAPFETVLERASPGDWVYFDPPYAPLSPTAHFTAYHADGFGPSDQERLRDICVELSRRKVYVMLSNSDTEIIRSLYSLPYFIIDEVSAHRAINCKGTKRGKITELVITNYLVERSPEPFGA from the coding sequence ATGCCCCCCGTGTTTCACGTCTACCACGAGCCATTTGTAGGCAGTGGCGCTCTTTTCTTTCGCTTATACCGTGAGCACAGAATCCGGCGTGCAGTTCTATCCGATATTAATGCCGAACTTATCGATACATATCTGGCTATTCGGGACCGTGTCTCAGAAGTCATCCGACTCCTTTCTGAATTCCCATATAGCAAAGAGTTTTATTATGCCATTCGTGAAAAAGACCCCTGGCAGTTGAGCCTCCCGGAACGAGCCGCTCGTATGATCTATCTGAATAAGACAGGATATAACGGCTTGTATCGCGTGAATCGCCAAGGAAAATTCAACGTTCCATTTGGACGATACAAGGCTCCCCAGTATTTAGACCGAGAAAACCTGCTGGCAGTTTCTCGAGCCCTGCAAGATGTGGACATTCTGTGCGCGCCCTTCGAAACGGTGTTAGAAAGGGCAAGCCCCGGCGATTGGGTGTATTTCGATCCGCCCTATGCGCCCTTGTCGCCGACGGCCCATTTCACGGCGTATCACGCGGATGGCTTTGGGCCGTCTGACCAAGAGCGCTTACGGGATATTTGCGTCGAGCTGAGCCGACGCAAAGTGTATGTTATGCTCTCCAATTCCGATACTGAAATTATCCGGTCTCTTTATAGTTTGCCTTACTTCATTATAGATGAAGTATCGGCCCATCGCGCTATCAATTGCAAGGGTACGAAACGGGGTAAGATCACAGAACTTGTTATCACAAATTATCTTGTCGAAAGGTCCCCAGAGCCGTTCGGTGCGTGA